In Nematostella vectensis chromosome 2, jaNemVect1.1, whole genome shotgun sequence, one genomic interval encodes:
- the LOC5514869 gene encoding signal transducer and activator of transcription 5A isoform X2: MGLLDEIQKLPLDCQAEIMTSLQNHFPDSIELEAYTYLLVWAEIQPWDLAKDVDIPEHVALAERLLAITIEQLQGLEKQFQESPGNFQGMMTVPKIKEIYTKLQVTHRSEPTKFCKAFGAIDYYLKAVVKQFINRLLNGDSSTMDQGCDMDTEQAPDNFTLIQRELHQADVQYQENNKIMKTIEQAKEQFTILFEEKKTEMDLLELQKQEVMESSMSEKDKEKNVLELSQKTLALQTELSNKGRQLTVEMRLNMVQNLDKHLHHLYKISASLGVEIDQWKEKQQKALSGWPQPQVLEPLQNLCEPLAELLWRLYQHCKKVDEMFKPALQKSQEELNRMQNLIKSSKTLLSIFLNKCFVIEKHAPQILKIGTKFCATLRHLIGGKLNAHVHPPEVECFIVPEKFLQKNKDKIVRSILGKSTILNYKKAMEYSQRYNSFSVEFKNLNLTKTDREGGKKDETVCEKKRSLLFYTELTIGQNRFPLLATSFPCVVTVHGNQSPDAEATILWDNAFAEKERVPFVVPDSMPWPEVANAINHRWMLSNERGLSDEQLAYIGSKLFPDKSRSEMSNCVVSRYMLNKGNMTNKNFTFWKWFYEIMSAVKKTMHEEWKHGLIQGFLSKQQAQDMLINSEFGTFLLRFSDNELGGVSVAYTAQAENGTSASLDLYWQEMSTV, from the exons ATGGGTTTGCTCGATGAAATCCAAAAGCTCCCCTTGGACTGCCAAGCAGAAATCATGACTTCTCTTCAGAATCATTTCCCCGATTCGATAGAGCTTGAGGCATACACGTATCTCCTAGTATGGGCTGAAATACAGCCATG ggatttagctaaAGATGTTGATATCCCTGAACATGTCGCTCTTGCTGAAAGGTTACTAGCGATAACTATCGAACAGCTACAGGGACTCGAGAAACAGTTTCAG GAGTCACCTGGAAACTTTCAGGGAATGATGACTGTACCTAAGATTAAGGAGATCTACACCAAGCTTCAG GTTACCCACAGATCAGAGCCAACTAAGTTTTGCAAGGCTTTTGGTGCAATTGACTATTACCTGAAGGCTGTTGTTAAGCAGTTTATCAACAGGCTATTG AATGGGGATAGCAGTACTATGGACCAAGGATGTGACATGGACACAGAACAAGCTCCTGATAACTTCACCCTCATCCAGAGAGAGCTACACCAGGCAGATGTACAGTATCAG gaaaataataaaattatgaAGACTATTGAACAGGCCAAAGAGCAGTTCACCATCTTATTTGAGGAAAAGAAGACTGAAATGG ACCTCCTGGAATTGCAAAAACAAGAAGTTATGGAATCTTCTATGAGTGAAAAAGACAAG GAAAAGAATGTTTTAGAGCTCTCACAGAAAACATTAGCTCTACAGACGGAACTGTCTAATAAAGGAAGACAACTCACAGTAGAAATGAGACTG AATATGGTCCAAAACTTAGACAAACATTTGCATCATCTGTATAAAATAAGTGCAAGTCTTGGGGTAGAAATTGACCAATGGAAAGAAAAACAGCAGAAAGCCCTTTCTGGTTGGCCACAACCACAGGTCTTAGAGCCACTACAGAATCT GTGTGAACCTTTGGCTGAATTGTTATGGAGACTGTATCAGCATTGTAAAAAG GTGGACGAAATGTTCAAGCCTGCCCTTCAAAAAAGCCAAGAAGAACTTAATAGAATGCAGAATCTCATAAAGTCGTCCAAAACCTTGttgtcaatttttttaaataa GTGTTTTGTTATTGAAAAACATGCCCCACAAATTCTAAAGATTGGTACCAAATTCTGTGCAACTTTAAG GCACCTGATAGGAGGGAAGCTGAATGCCCATGTACACCCCCCAGAAGTAGAGTGCTTTATTGTGCC AGAGAAGTTCCTtcagaaaaataaagataagat TGTGCGTTCAATCCTTGGGAAGTCTACAATTCTCAACTATAAAAAG GCCATGGAATATAGCCAGAGATATAACTCTTTCAGCGTTGAGTTTAAAAACTTG AACCTCACGAAAACAGACCGAGAGGGAGGCAAAAAAGATGAG ACTGTGTGTGAGAAAAAGAGGAGCTTACTGTTTTACACCGAGCTTACGATTGGACAAAACAGGTTTCCTCTCTTG GCTACATCCTTCCCGTGTGTGGTCACAGTCCACGGGAACCAGTCTCCTGATGCAGAAGCTACAATTCTTTGGGATAACGCATTTGCTGAAAAG gaaCGGGTTCCTTTTGTCGTACCGGATAGCATGCCTTGGCCAGAGGTAGCGAACGCCATCAACCACCGCTGGATGCTTAGTAATGAGCGAGGGCTCAGTGATGAGCAGCTTGCATACATCGGCAGTAAGCTGTTCCCAG ACAAATCGAGAAGTGAGATGTCAAACTGTGTGGTTAGTCGGTATATGTTGAACAAG GGTAACATGACAAACAAGAATTTCACATTTTGGAAGTGGTTTTACGAAATCATGAGTGCCGTTAAGAAAACCATGCACGAAGAGTGGAAGCACGG ATTGATACAAGGTTTCCTTAGCAAACAACAAGCCCAGGATATGCTAATCAACAGCGAGTTCGGGACATTCCTACTCAGATTTAGCGACAACGAACTTGGGGGAGTTTCCGTGGCATACACGGCACAGGCAGAAAATGGTACGAGTGCTTCTCTTGACTTATACTGGCAGGAAATGTCCACTGTGTAG
- the LOC5514870 gene encoding proteasome subunit beta type-3, with amino-acid sequence MSIMEYNGAAIIAMVGKNCVAIAADRRLGIQAQTVSCDFQKIFQMGEKLFVGLPGLATDVQTISSRLKFRLNLYELREGRPIKPKTFLSMVSNLLYERRFGPYFVEPVIAGLDPKTNEPFISSMDLIGCPMETKDFVVSGTCSEQMYGMCESLWVPDLEPDDLFETISQALLNAVDRDAVSGWGAVVHVIEPDKVTTRTLKARMD; translated from the coding sequence ATGTCTATCATGGAATACAATGGCGCTGCCATTATTGCAATGGTTGGCAAGAACTGTGTAGCTATAGCGGCCGACCGCCGTCTTGGAATCCAAGCTCAAACCGTATCATGCGATTTCCAAAAGATCTTTCAGATGGGTGAAAAGCTTTTCGTTGGATTGCCGGGCTTAGCAACTGATGTCCAAACCATCTCAAGCCGTTTGAAATTCAGGCTCAACTTATACGAGCTAAGAGAAGGCCGTCCCATCAAGCCTAAGACCTTCTTGAGTATGGTATCGAATCTCCTGTATGAGCGAAGGTTCGGCCCTTACTTCGTGGAGCCGGTCATCGCTGGTCTAGATCCCAAGACAAACGAGCCCTTTATTTCTTCGATGGATCTTATTGGATGTCCAATGGAAACCAAAGATTTCGTCGTAAGTGGTACTTGCTCAGAGCAGATGTACGGAATGTGTGAATCGCTATGGGTTCCAGACCTAGAGCCGGATGATTTGTTTGAGACTATTTCTCAAGCACTTCTGAATGCAGTCGACAGAGATGCTGTCAGCGGATGGGGTGCCGTGGTTCATGTCATTGAACCGGATAAGGTCACAACAAGAACTCTGAAGGCCAGAATGGACTAA
- the LOC5514822 gene encoding transmembrane protein 50A isoform X2 → MSGCLDGVSCPSWSENIAEQRNLISSIVSGGLFFIGWWILIDAAAAKEPFDPAFHTPGVFSTLALFMINAVSNAQVRGESYYSGGCLGQTGARVWLLNGFLMAFGGLIAACWILFGAYVVPDKDNTWPGVAIFLQNALIFFSAFVFKFGRTEDSF, encoded by the exons ATGAGTGGTTGTTTGGATGGAGTTTCATGCCCAAGCTGGAGTGAAAACATAGCTGAACAGAGAAATCTAATTTCGTCAATCGTCAGCGGAGGATTG TTTTTTATCGGCTGGTGGATTCTTATTGACGCTGCTGCTGCCAAAGAACCATTTGACCCTGCCTTCCACACACCTGGCGTGTTTTCAACTTTAGCACTGTTCAT GATAAATGCTGTATCCAATGCTCAAGTGCGAGGAGAGTCTTATTATTCCGGAGGATGTCTTGGGCAAACAG GTGCAAGAGTGTGGCTTCTTAATGGATTTCTTATGGCTTTTGGCGGACTGATCGCTGCATGCTGGATTCTCTTTGGTGCTTATGTTGTACCAG atAAAGACAATACTTGGCCTGGAGTAGCCATTTTCCTTCAGAATGCATTAATATTTTTCAG TGCATTTGTGTTCAAGTTTGGTCGAACGGAGGATTCATTTTAG
- the LOC5514822 gene encoding transmembrane protein 50A isoform X1 produces MSGCLDGVSCPSWSENIAEQRNLISSIVSGGLVRSNLDPKNFFIGWWILIDAAAAKEPFDPAFHTPGVFSTLALFMINAVSNAQVRGESYYSGGCLGQTGARVWLLNGFLMAFGGLIAACWILFGAYVVPDKDNTWPGVAIFLQNALIFFSAFVFKFGRTEDSF; encoded by the exons ATGAGTGGTTGTTTGGATGGAGTTTCATGCCCAAGCTGGAGTGAAAACATAGCTGAACAGAGAAATCTAATTTCGTCAATCGTCAGCGGAGGATTGGTGAGGTCTAATTTAGACCCTAAAAAT TTTTTTATCGGCTGGTGGATTCTTATTGACGCTGCTGCTGCCAAAGAACCATTTGACCCTGCCTTCCACACACCTGGCGTGTTTTCAACTTTAGCACTGTTCAT GATAAATGCTGTATCCAATGCTCAAGTGCGAGGAGAGTCTTATTATTCCGGAGGATGTCTTGGGCAAACAG GTGCAAGAGTGTGGCTTCTTAATGGATTTCTTATGGCTTTTGGCGGACTGATCGCTGCATGCTGGATTCTCTTTGGTGCTTATGTTGTACCAG atAAAGACAATACTTGGCCTGGAGTAGCCATTTTCCTTCAGAATGCATTAATATTTTTCAG TGCATTTGTGTTCAAGTTTGGTCGAACGGAGGATTCATTTTAG